A stretch of the Salmo salar chromosome ssa20, Ssal_v3.1, whole genome shotgun sequence genome encodes the following:
- the LOC106580725 gene encoding uncharacterized protein yields the protein MDLSERRPNKWWTESDTFAMLALIEQLDLVHELDKKRQRNDSHFRRLRYSLAKRDIHFTVNQIRNRWKSLKHKYRKIKMAGYRSASARLATIESFRYFRMLDRMLARRARVGAPVQGIADGHNMVVLTPSDLEDHTDGDVAQPESVAPWQDSLAPALEGEGDETNAIPIEANVSTPGWALKSDEIMTLGLSGEYLYPVKSEPHSVPSLHDGEGARDPTGCSPEEQTGTCEDTSTLILQQLTILNHQLGEQLAEQRAFHCSMLGMMDRQIEVLEQLSNFSTGRQVKTEPDDSNTPISQQVHNSLVRILRGVEQVQTQGHQPCSCKAYPSQPTSPSWTVSLLEVHKESPSRDGNSTSDTSNPQPSDHGRPEPQGPSPSEQLPTSPQKGVLLNGLSNKCQHN from the exons aTGGACCTGAGTGAGAGGAGGCCCAACAAGTGGTGGACAGAGTCGGACACCTTCGCCATGCTGGCCCTCATCGAGCAGCTGGACCTGGTGCATGAGCTGGATAAGAAGCGTCAGCGCAATGACTCACACTTCCGCCGCCTGCGCTACAGCCTGGCCAAACGGGACATCCACTTCACTGTCAACCAGATACGCAACCGCTGGAAGAGCCTCAAGCACAAGTACCGCAAGATCAAGATGGCAGGATACCGTAGCGCCTCTGCACGCCTGGCCACCATCGAGTCGTTCCGTTACTTTCGTATGCTGGACCGCATGCTGGCCAGGAGGGCCCGGGTGGGGGCCCCAGTGCAAGGCATTGCAGATGGACACAATATGGTGGTGTTGACCCCTTCAGACCTGGAGGATCATACTGATG GTGATGTTGCTCAGCCCGAATCTGTGGCCCCTTGGCAGGACAGCCTGGCTCCAGCTCTAGAGGGAGAAGGGGACGAGACTAATGCCATCCCAATAGAGGCCAACGTCAGCACTCCGGGCTGGGCCTTGAAGTCAGACGAGATAATGACTTTGGGTCTGTCTGGAGAGTATCTTTACCCAGTGAAGAGTGAGCCACATTCAGTACCCTCTTTACATGATGGTGAGGGAGCTAGGGACCCCACTGGCTGCAGTCCAGAAGAACAAACTG GCACTTGTGAGGACACCAGCACCCTGATCCTCCAGCAGCTCACCATCCTGAACCATCAGCTAGGGGAACAGCTCGCTGAGCAAAGGGCCTTCCACTGCAGCATGCTGGGTATGATGGACCGACAgatagaggtcctggagcagctctCCAACTTCTCCACAGGCCGCCAGGTCAAGACCGAACCCGATGACAGTAACACTCCTATCAGCCAGCAGGTCCACAACTCCCTGGTGCGCATCTTGAGAGGAGTGGAACAGGTCCAAACCCAAGGACACCAGCCGTGCTCATGCAAGGCCTACCCCTCACAGCCTACATCTCCCTCCTGGACAGTCTCTCTGTTGGAGGTCCACAAAGAATCACCCTCCAGGGATGGGAACTCAACTAGTGACACATCCAACCCTCAGCCCTCAGACCATGGGCGTCCTGAACCTCAAGGACCATCCCCCTCAGAGCAGCTTCCCACTTCCCCACAGAAAGGTGTTTTGCTTAACGGACTCTCAAACAAGTGCCAGCACAACTGA